One region of Roseovarius faecimaris genomic DNA includes:
- the bamA gene encoding outer membrane protein assembly factor BamA: MFSPILRRRFQNTGTEASSSLIHGWFLAIFTILCLSIPTDASAQTYRFTSVQIEGNQRVEAGTILTYAGIARGETVSAGDVNDAYQRILGSGLFETVSVEPQGSRLVIRVTEYPTINKVAFEGNKRLKDEDLAGFIESTSRQVFSPTKAERDAAVIVEAYEQNGRVNARVTPRIIRRSDNRVDLVFEIFEGRLTEVNRIGFVGNRDYSDRRLRRVIDSKQAGLLRALIGRDTFVEDRVEFDKQLLTDFYQSRGYIDFRVTGTNAELARERDAYFVTFNIQEGQQFRFGEISTVSDYEGADADDYQAVLKIKPGVVYSPTLVENSIARMERLAVSQGLDFMRVEPRITRNDRDLTLDVEFVLTRGPRVFVERIDIEGNTTTLDRVIRRQFDTVEGDPFNPRAIRESAERIRALNYFSNSSVDAREGSRPDQVVIDVDVEETTTGTLSFGVSYSTNGGVGLNAGFSERNFLGRGQTLSANVSASSDNAQYSLAFSEPAFLGRDVEFGFISSLTETQGETNEPFDTILGAFRPSLTFPVSENGRLALYYHASYGEMDDYFGQFRDDPTTVPIEPNGILATEATQGGLFSSGLGYNYTYDTRRTGLDPNSGVLLSFGQEFAGLGGDREYVKSTARIIGQTRVLNEEVTLRATLEGGALNFFNGQESRAIERFNDQIIRGFEPNGMGPVEGTEHLGGDFFAALKFEAEFPLGLPEEYGISGGAFYDIGAIWGVDTTNAVGPVASTGFKDRHVVGVSLFWESPFGPLRMNFSQALKKEPGDIEQTFDLTVRSEF, encoded by the coding sequence AATCCTTTGTCTGAGCATTCCAACGGATGCTTCTGCTCAGACATATCGTTTCACCTCGGTTCAGATCGAAGGTAATCAGCGGGTAGAGGCGGGAACCATCCTCACCTATGCCGGAATCGCCCGGGGCGAGACGGTCAGCGCAGGCGATGTAAATGACGCCTATCAGCGTATTCTGGGCAGCGGATTATTTGAAACTGTGTCAGTTGAACCACAGGGCAGCCGCCTTGTGATCCGGGTCACGGAGTATCCCACCATCAACAAGGTGGCGTTTGAAGGAAACAAACGGCTCAAGGATGAGGACCTCGCTGGCTTTATCGAAAGCACGTCACGCCAGGTTTTCAGCCCGACCAAGGCTGAACGCGACGCAGCTGTGATCGTCGAAGCTTATGAACAGAACGGACGGGTAAACGCCCGGGTCACGCCGCGCATCATCCGCCGCAGCGATAACCGTGTGGATCTGGTGTTCGAGATTTTCGAGGGCCGCCTGACCGAGGTGAACCGGATCGGCTTTGTCGGCAACCGCGACTATTCCGACCGCCGTCTGCGCAGGGTGATCGACAGCAAACAGGCCGGTCTTTTGCGCGCGCTGATCGGGCGCGACACGTTTGTGGAGGACCGGGTCGAGTTCGACAAACAGCTTCTGACGGATTTCTATCAGTCGCGCGGCTATATCGATTTCCGCGTCACCGGCACCAATGCCGAACTGGCGCGCGAGCGTGACGCCTATTTCGTGACGTTCAATATCCAGGAAGGCCAGCAGTTCCGCTTTGGCGAGATCTCCACGGTGTCCGATTATGAAGGCGCCGATGCGGACGACTATCAGGCCGTGCTCAAGATCAAGCCGGGCGTGGTGTATTCGCCGACCCTGGTGGAAAACTCGATCGCGCGGATGGAGCGTCTTGCGGTGTCGCAGGGGCTCGATTTCATGCGGGTCGAACCGCGGATCACCCGCAATGACCGCGACCTGACTCTTGATGTCGAGTTTGTGCTGACCCGTGGACCGCGTGTTTTTGTGGAACGGATCGACATCGAAGGCAACACCACCACACTTGACCGGGTGATCCGCCGCCAGTTCGACACGGTTGAGGGTGACCCCTTCAATCCGCGCGCCATCCGCGAATCCGCGGAACGCATCCGCGCGCTCAACTATTTCTCCAACTCCTCTGTCGATGCGCGTGAAGGCTCGCGGCCTGACCAGGTGGTGATCGATGTGGATGTGGAAGAAACCACAACCGGTACGCTCTCTTTCGGGGTCAGCTATTCGACCAATGGCGGTGTCGGTCTGAACGCGGGCTTCTCAGAGCGCAATTTCCTTGGCCGGGGCCAGACCCTGTCGGCCAATGTCAGCGCGTCGTCGGATAACGCGCAATATTCGCTGGCCTTCTCGGAGCCGGCTTTTCTGGGCCGCGATGTGGAGTTTGGATTTATCTCCTCCCTGACCGAGACCCAGGGCGAAACCAACGAGCCGTTCGACACTATTCTCGGCGCGTTCCGCCCGAGCCTGACCTTCCCGGTCAGCGAGAACGGGCGGCTGGCACTCTACTACCACGCCAGCTATGGCGAGATGGATGACTATTTCGGCCAGTTCCGCGATGACCCGACCACGGTGCCGATCGAACCCAATGGTATCCTTGCCACCGAAGCGACGCAGGGCGGGCTCTTCTCCAGCGGCCTCGGCTATAACTATACCTATGACACGCGCCGGACCGGGCTTGATCCCAACTCGGGCGTCCTGCTTTCCTTCGGTCAGGAGTTTGCCGGGCTGGGTGGCGACCGCGAATATGTCAAGTCGACCGCGCGGATCATTGGTCAGACCCGTGTTCTGAACGAGGAAGTGACCCTTCGAGCCACGCTCGAAGGGGGCGCGCTGAATTTCTTCAACGGCCAGGAAAGCCGCGCCATCGAACGCTTTAACGACCAGATCATTCGCGGGTTTGAACCCAACGGCATGGGGCCGGTCGAAGGCACCGAACATCTGGGCGGGGATTTCTTCGCGGCGCTCAAATTCGAAGCGGAATTCCCGCTGGGCCTGCCCGAGGAATACGGGATTTCCGGCGGTGCTTTCTATGATATCGGCGCAATCTGGGGGGTGGACACGACCAATGCGGTTGGTCCCGTGGCCTCGACCGGGTTCAAGGACCGGCATGTTGTGGGCGTCTCACTGTTCTGGGAATCGCCCTTCGGTCCGCTGCGGATGAACTTCAGCCAGGCGCTGAAGAAAGAGCCGGGCGATATCGAGCAGACCTTTGACCTGACGGTCAGATCGGAATTCTGA